A single window of Methanoregula sp. DNA harbors:
- a CDS encoding isocitrate/isopropylmalate dehydrogenase family protein — MKKIAVAEGDGIGHEVIPVARQVLELLHPEYEYFSVEMGYGRWEKTGCPCNDHEIAALKSTDAVLFGAVTTPPMKDYQSVVLRIRKALDLYANLRPVKGEGFDIMIVRENTEGLYSGIEEADTDRATTLRVVTRKGTERIARTAIRLTKTRRLLTIGHKANVIKSDVFFRDICIAETISAGVPYNEKYIDALALDILQHPAAYDVVVTTNIFGDILSDVASYLVGGLGLVPSANIGDRYALFEPVHGSAPDIAGKNIANPVAAIRSAAMLLDYCGDHKGSAMIETAVLQTILGGTRTADLGGTAGTREFGDAVAEKIKGLTKK, encoded by the coding sequence ATGAAAAAAATCGCAGTCGCTGAAGGTGACGGTATCGGGCACGAAGTGATCCCGGTAGCCCGGCAGGTGCTGGAACTGCTCCATCCGGAATATGAGTATTTCAGCGTGGAGATGGGGTACGGCAGGTGGGAGAAGACCGGCTGCCCATGCAATGACCATGAGATCGCGGCGTTAAAAAGTACGGATGCGGTACTGTTCGGGGCAGTGACCACCCCCCCGATGAAGGACTACCAGAGCGTGGTTCTGCGCATCAGGAAAGCTCTCGACCTGTATGCAAACCTCCGCCCGGTGAAGGGCGAGGGTTTTGACATCATGATCGTGCGGGAGAACACGGAGGGGCTCTATTCCGGGATCGAGGAGGCTGACACTGACCGTGCAACAACGCTGCGGGTGGTAACCCGGAAGGGAACGGAACGGATAGCGCGGACAGCGATCCGGCTCACAAAGACCCGGCGGCTCCTGACGATCGGGCACAAGGCGAACGTGATCAAGTCGGACGTCTTTTTCCGCGATATCTGCATCGCAGAAACAATATCCGCAGGTGTCCCTTACAATGAGAAATACATCGACGCCCTCGCGCTGGACATCCTCCAGCACCCTGCTGCATACGATGTCGTCGTGACCACCAACATCTTCGGCGACATCCTTTCTGATGTTGCCTCTTACCTCGTTGGCGGCTTGGGGCTTGTGCCCAGCGCGAATATCGGCGACCGGTATGCCCTTTTCGAGCCTGTGCATGGCAGCGCCCCGGACATTGCAGGGAAAAATATTGCCAACCCCGTTGCGGCGATCCGGAGCGCTGCGATGCTGCTGGACTACTGCGGGGATCATAAGGGCTCAGCGATGATCGAGACAGCAGTACTTCAGACCATTCTTGGCGGCACCAGGACCGCCGATCTCGGGGGTACTGCCGGAACCCGTGAGTTCGGGGATGCTGTCGCAGAGAAAATCAAGGGCCTTACAAAAAAATGA
- a CDS encoding thiamine pyrophosphate-dependent enzyme: MKGAEAIAAALKSFGDRFYAVPGYPVTGISTGAGAEIVINEKVALEYALGDSLDGRRAAVIIKNVGLNVCADPLINATTQGLLAGVVIIAGDDVLARGSQNTEDSRYFGELAQVPVIEPDARTCSPAIGAAFEASERFSRVAIVRVTSPLIEGEVTETHAAPHQRRSGALASPDLTMRGRAQAADRAAAGMWPWSRQSTLNLWGGGIVGVGAADGDSHAVTVYPPSNDAQALAQTRELGRPFVREHRWVNPPEAPETPETFSRRGFCRTFCRDCPFKSVPGILKERRMPVICDMGCAVLAGNPPYRIGKACYALGSSVAVAAKSTKVALLGDYALLHSGINALIDVYEKGLPLLCIVLKNDRMGMTGGQPVYDLNRYLAWADPVICRADEIIRLREHIVPPKKPGVLIVSGQCPEGCHHETVEC, translated from the coding sequence ATGAAAGGCGCCGAAGCAATCGCGGCAGCTCTCAAAAGCTTTGGGGACCGGTTTTACGCGGTCCCGGGATATCCGGTGACCGGGATCTCGACCGGCGCCGGTGCAGAAATTGTGATCAATGAAAAGGTAGCGCTTGAGTATGCACTGGGCGACTCCCTTGATGGCCGTCGCGCCGCGGTCATCATCAAGAATGTGGGCCTGAATGTCTGCGCCGATCCGCTTATCAACGCGACCACGCAGGGTTTGCTGGCGGGAGTAGTGATCATAGCCGGGGACGACGTGCTCGCCAGAGGATCGCAGAACACCGAGGACTCCCGGTACTTTGGCGAGCTCGCGCAGGTCCCGGTGATCGAACCGGATGCCCGGACCTGCAGTCCTGCAATCGGTGCCGCGTTTGAGGCCTCGGAACGGTTCTCGCGGGTCGCCATCGTCCGGGTCACCTCTCCCCTTATCGAGGGTGAGGTGACTGAAACACACGCAGCACCCCACCAGAGACGGAGCGGGGCCCTTGCTTCACCTGACCTGACAATGCGGGGCAGGGCACAGGCAGCAGACCGTGCTGCTGCGGGGATGTGGCCTTGGTCCCGGCAATCCACCCTTAACCTATGGGGCGGGGGAATTGTGGGTGTGGGGGCAGCTGACGGGGACTCCCACGCAGTGACCGTATACCCCCCCTCAAACGATGCACAGGCCCTTGCACAGACCCGGGAACTCGGCAGACCGTTTGTCAGGGAGCACCGATGGGTGAACCCGCCGGAGGCACCTGAAACTCCTGAGACATTTTCCCGGCGCGGTTTCTGCCGCACGTTCTGCAGGGACTGCCCCTTTAAATCCGTCCCGGGGATCCTGAAGGAACGGAGGATGCCGGTCATCTGCGACATGGGTTGTGCGGTCCTTGCCGGCAACCCCCCTTACAGGATTGGGAAGGCCTGCTATGCGCTGGGTTCATCGGTGGCCGTTGCTGCGAAGAGCACAAAGGTGGCGCTCTTGGGTGATTACGCGCTCCTTCACTCCGGCATCAACGCGCTCATCGATGTGTACGAGAAGGGCCTCCCCCTCCTCTGTATCGTGCTGAAGAATGACCGGATGGGAATGACTGGCGGGCAGCCTGTCTATGACCTTAACCGCTACCTTGCGTGGGCAGACCCGGTCATCTGCCGGGCTGACGAGATCATCCGGTTACGGGAGCATATCGTGCCCCCAAAAAAGCCGGGGGTCCTGATCGTTTCAGGGCAGTGCCCTGAGGGATGCCATCATGAAACCGTGGAATGTTGA
- a CDS encoding aconitase/3-isopropylmalate dehydratase large subunit family protein codes for MGTLSERILGAPAGAYVDRKVDRAYVHDGTGVLTFEAWKNMGSKGLSDPSRLSVIFDHIVPANNSMTATLQRELREFAKGSFLHFSDIGEGICHQCMSEGVVLPGEVVVGADSHSCTTGAFGAFATGVGATDMAAIWLTGETWFRVPESIAVRLEGEFLGAAEAKDIALKYVNRLGMDGGSYKALEFVGDGTGGLSMDDRLVLCNLAVETGAKTGMFYADRITMDYLERYGLSAAPQVQETCTYVQELEIDLADVVPLIALPPRVDTVRPVHDLAGLPVDQVFVGTCTNGRYSDLARFARVVKGNRVAVRTIVVPASRQVLSEAVRTGVLTDIIDAGCTIGTPGCGPCLGAHMGVLGEGEVCLSTANRNFKNRMGVGGEIYLASVATAAATALEGEITEPGVP; via the coding sequence ATGGGTACCCTCTCGGAACGGATCCTTGGTGCACCGGCAGGAGCGTACGTTGACAGGAAGGTTGACCGTGCCTATGTCCACGACGGCACGGGCGTGCTCACGTTTGAAGCCTGGAAGAACATGGGTTCCAAAGGGCTCTCTGATCCCTCGCGCCTTTCGGTGATATTCGACCACATTGTCCCTGCAAACAATTCGATGACAGCAACGCTCCAGCGCGAGCTGCGTGAGTTTGCAAAGGGCTCGTTTCTGCATTTTTCCGATATCGGTGAGGGCATATGTCACCAATGCATGAGCGAGGGTGTCGTCCTGCCCGGCGAAGTGGTAGTCGGAGCCGATTCGCACAGCTGCACTACGGGAGCGTTTGGTGCGTTTGCGACCGGTGTCGGCGCAACAGATATGGCTGCGATCTGGCTGACCGGGGAGACCTGGTTCCGGGTGCCCGAATCGATCGCGGTCCGGCTTGAAGGGGAATTTTTGGGTGCGGCAGAAGCAAAGGACATTGCACTGAAGTACGTGAACCGGCTCGGAATGGACGGGGGCTCGTATAAGGCTCTGGAATTCGTCGGGGATGGTACCGGCGGGCTTTCCATGGACGACCGGCTCGTGCTCTGCAACCTTGCAGTAGAGACAGGGGCAAAAACAGGGATGTTCTATGCCGACAGGATAACCATGGATTACCTTGAACGGTATGGCCTGTCAGCAGCACCACAGGTTCAGGAGACCTGCACATACGTGCAGGAACTGGAAATCGACCTTGCGGATGTTGTCCCCCTTATTGCCCTCCCGCCACGGGTGGATACCGTCCGGCCGGTGCACGACCTTGCCGGCCTCCCTGTAGACCAGGTGTTTGTCGGCACCTGCACCAACGGCAGGTACTCAGACCTTGCACGGTTCGCCCGGGTTGTGAAAGGGAACCGGGTCGCTGTCCGCACCATTGTCGTCCCTGCGTCGCGACAGGTACTCAGCGAAGCAGTGAGGACCGGGGTGCTGACCGATATCATCGATGCAGGATGCACGATCGGGACCCCCGGCTGCGGCCCCTGCCTTGGTGCCCACATGGGCGTTTTGGGCGAAGGAGAGGTCTGTCTCTCAACTGCGAACCGGAACTTTAAAAACCGGATGGGGGTCGGCGGGGAGATCTATCTCGCATCCGTGGCAACTGCAGCGGCAACTGCGCTTGAGGGCGAGATCACCGAACCGGGGGTGCCCTGA
- the thiE gene encoding thiamine phosphate synthase: MNFNLYVITDTPLSRGRSHEEIARLAIEGGADAVQLRDKTCSSKEMIASGRRVREVTRRTDTLFIVNDRLDAAIACGADGVHLGQDDMSAVAARQIAPAGFIIGVSVNTPVLAKEAAAAGADYLAVSPVFPTGSKPDAIGFCGIDGIQRIRAVTELPLIAIGGIGMHNVCDAIRAGADGVAVISAVVGQPDISGAARALKEQIISCKKGLVHLGR, translated from the coding sequence ATGAATTTCAACCTGTACGTTATCACGGACACCCCGCTTTCCCGTGGGCGTTCTCACGAGGAAATTGCCCGCCTTGCCATTGAGGGGGGGGCTGATGCCGTGCAGCTCCGGGACAAGACATGCAGCTCGAAGGAGATGATCGCATCCGGCAGGCGTGTACGGGAAGTGACCCGGAGGACCGATACCCTGTTCATCGTCAACGACCGGCTGGACGCAGCCATTGCCTGTGGAGCGGACGGGGTGCACCTTGGGCAGGACGACATGTCCGCTGTAGCCGCCAGGCAGATAGCGCCGGCCGGGTTCATCATTGGTGTTTCAGTCAACACCCCGGTGCTGGCAAAAGAAGCAGCGGCTGCCGGTGCAGATTATCTTGCGGTAAGTCCGGTCTTTCCAACCGGTTCAAAACCGGATGCCATCGGTTTCTGTGGCATTGACGGCATTCAAAGGATCCGGGCGGTAACGGAACTCCCGCTGATTGCCATCGGGGGCATCGGTATGCACAATGTTTGTGATGCCATACGGGCAGGAGCTGACGGGGTTGCGGTGATCTCTGCTGTTGTAGGGCAGCCGGATATAAGCGGTGCCGCGCGGGCGTTGAAAGAACAGATCATATCGTGCAAAAAAGGGCTGGTGCACCTTGGCAGGTAA
- a CDS encoding radical SAM protein, with the protein MRWKELKAQALATGSARLSGEPADRFITRSAAGPGAGGEGSVFFSMGGHRVRLSLDPMSDVEVVHRGGGVADLFIGTTQVSGRLEEPGLHCPNQAYITVTGSCIFHCRYCPVPDLHGQRKSIGEIVAMVEAVRDRVSAISLTSGVLSSIGDEEEYVLKVIRQLLPFGLPIGVSIYPTDQTPARLHELGVVEVKFNIEAATAPLFARMCPDLEYDMIYGVLEDSVQLFGKGKVFSNVIIGLGETDDEMEQCIRRLTVRGIIPVLRPLNPVAGVSAMPRPSPERLNAVFAMHERALDAAELDTRQVQTMCTCCTGCDLVPGRDA; encoded by the coding sequence ATGCGATGGAAGGAACTGAAAGCACAGGCGCTTGCAACCGGCTCAGCCCGGCTGTCCGGCGAACCCGCAGACCGGTTCATCACCCGGTCGGCAGCGGGACCAGGAGCCGGCGGGGAAGGTTCGGTCTTCTTTTCGATGGGTGGACACCGGGTCCGTCTTTCACTCGACCCGATGAGCGATGTGGAGGTAGTGCACCGCGGCGGGGGTGTCGCCGACCTCTTTATCGGCACGACACAGGTGAGCGGGAGGCTGGAGGAGCCCGGGCTCCATTGCCCGAACCAGGCGTATATCACTGTCACGGGGTCGTGCATCTTCCATTGCAGGTACTGCCCGGTCCCGGACTTACATGGACAGCGCAAGAGCATCGGCGAGATCGTGGCAATGGTGGAGGCGGTGCGTGACCGGGTCAGCGCGATCTCGCTGACAAGCGGTGTCCTGTCCAGCATCGGGGATGAGGAGGAGTACGTGCTCAAAGTAATCCGCCAGCTCCTGCCGTTTGGCCTACCCATCGGCGTATCCATATACCCCACCGATCAGACGCCCGCCCGGCTCCATGAACTTGGTGTCGTTGAGGTGAAATTCAATATCGAGGCTGCGACCGCCCCGCTCTTTGCAAGGATGTGCCCGGACCTTGAATACGACATGATATATGGCGTGCTTGAGGATTCGGTGCAGCTCTTCGGGAAAGGGAAGGTCTTTTCCAACGTGATCATCGGGCTCGGCGAGACCGATGATGAGATGGAACAGTGCATACGGCGGCTCACCGTGCGTGGCATCATCCCCGTACTGCGCCCCTTAAACCCGGTCGCCGGGGTTTCCGCAATGCCCCGCCCGTCCCCGGAACGGCTGAACGCGGTCTTTGCGATGCACGAGCGGGCGCTGGATGCAGCAGAACTTGACACCCGGCAGGTACAGACAATGTGCACCTGCTGCACGGGCTGCGACCTTGTGCCCGGGAGGGATGCATGA
- a CDS encoding UbiA family prenyltransferase, translated as MHCTSLSRAGGTRAHPVLRLIRFTAYGPLFLLTGLFGALLTLAPIDGKIIVLELFIATSASFGFVLNDISDRTLDANEPNPRNPLADGTCPLTSAYVVCGLLLVVSLICLLLLPLPLIILGGLELFIFATYSVGIEVKNIAGPDLAYHGLFPGLYAVMGYMLYGSPDWTGALFFVLVVIFGAVAEIFNEIRDLEKDRLVRKNFVIVAGKKRAFMLTLVLLAAALCTTALFALFHPPFYWLLVFIPSGLLLMHPVWRAMHDPRYEPMFVPAINCRAIAITLAMVAVFAVLRL; from the coding sequence ATGCACTGTACCAGTCTTTCCCGTGCGGGAGGCACCCGCGCCCACCCTGTCCTGCGGTTGATCCGGTTTACGGCATACGGGCCGCTCTTTCTGCTCACCGGCCTCTTTGGCGCCCTGCTCACGCTTGCCCCCATTGACGGGAAAATTATCGTGCTTGAGCTTTTTATTGCCACGTCCGCTTCGTTCGGTTTTGTCCTCAATGACATCTCCGACAGAACCCTTGATGCAAATGAACCCAACCCCCGCAACCCGCTGGCGGACGGTACCTGCCCGCTTACGTCAGCTTACGTGGTCTGCGGCCTGCTCCTTGTCGTATCCCTGATTTGTCTGTTACTACTTCCCCTTCCCCTTATCATTCTTGGTGGACTTGAACTGTTCATCTTTGCCACCTATTCTGTCGGGATCGAGGTAAAAAACATTGCAGGACCCGACCTGGCCTATCACGGGCTGTTTCCCGGCCTGTACGCCGTAATGGGATACATGCTCTACGGGTCGCCTGACTGGACCGGCGCCCTCTTTTTTGTGCTTGTGGTTATTTTTGGTGCAGTCGCAGAGATTTTCAACGAGATCCGGGACCTTGAAAAGGACCGGCTTGTACGAAAAAACTTCGTGATTGTTGCAGGGAAGAAGCGTGCATTTATGCTCACGCTGGTACTTCTCGCAGCGGCACTGTGCACCACGGCACTGTTTGCCCTCTTCCACCCCCCGTTTTACTGGCTCCTTGTGTTCATCCCGTCCGGGCTGCTGCTCATGCACCCGGTCTGGCGGGCGATGCATGATCCCCGGTATGAACCCATGTTTGTGCCCGCCATCAACTGTCGCGCCATCGCCATCACTCTTGCCATGGTCGCAGTGTTTGCGGTTCTACGGCTGTAA
- the thiM gene encoding hydroxyethylthiazole kinase, which yields MDFKPLNPGTFGDLLAVLKGRRPLVHHITNYVTVNDCANITLCIGAAPVMAEAPEEACEMVAMADALVLNIGTLTKPQVSVMQEAGSRANERGIPVILDPVGAGATRMRTDAARTLLDRLDVAVLKGNAGEIGVLAGAGGRVRGVDSDGSGGDALAIARAFADDSGIIVVVSGATDIVTDGGRVLQVDNGHEMMGRLSGTGCMAASLAGAFAAVSDDYVISSAAALAAFGLAGEAAATRAAGPYSFRTALFDELAAMSPEYLGTGARVRSAQKI from the coding sequence ATGGATTTCAAACCATTAAATCCCGGAACATTTGGAGACCTGCTTGCCGTGCTCAAAGGCAGGCGCCCTCTTGTACATCATATCACCAACTACGTGACAGTCAATGACTGTGCCAACATCACGCTCTGCATCGGTGCAGCACCGGTGATGGCAGAGGCACCGGAGGAGGCATGTGAGATGGTTGCAATGGCAGACGCACTCGTGCTCAACATCGGGACGCTTACAAAGCCGCAGGTCAGTGTCATGCAGGAGGCCGGGAGCAGGGCAAACGAACGGGGGATCCCTGTCATCCTTGACCCCGTCGGTGCAGGGGCGACACGTATGCGGACGGATGCAGCCCGGACACTCCTTGACCGGCTTGATGTCGCGGTGCTGAAAGGAAATGCGGGCGAGATTGGAGTGCTTGCCGGTGCAGGAGGCAGGGTCAGGGGTGTTGATTCGGACGGGTCTGGCGGGGATGCACTTGCAATCGCACGGGCATTTGCAGATGATTCAGGCATCATTGTCGTCGTCAGCGGTGCAACCGATATCGTGACCGATGGCGGGCGAGTGCTGCAGGTCGACAACGGGCATGAGATGATGGGAAGGCTTTCGGGTACCGGCTGTATGGCGGCGTCACTTGCGGGTGCGTTTGCCGCGGTCTCTGATGACTACGTCATCTCATCGGCAGCAGCGCTTGCAGCATTCGGGCTTGCCGGTGAAGCGGCTGCGACCCGGGCTGCCGGGCCATATTCATTCAGGACGGCACTGTTTGACGAGCTTGCCGCAATGAGTCCGGAATACCTTGGAACGGGCGCACGGGTCAGGTCGGCTCAAAAAATATGA
- a CDS encoding glycosyltransferase: MGSVLISPLNWGLGHATRDIPVIHELRRRGHDVTIAACGNALSALKREFPDCQFLDFPDYPAPYSTGSLFLPKFCAYLPLLLRALAAERKALGRILDRDNYDLIISDNRLGVYSDRVPSLFVTHQLHFHFPALIWPVELFALLLNRELHSRFDRVIVPDNPPGSGSLAGKLSRPLLASSRDRIFFAGILATARRMEVAQDLDYLIIISGPEPQRTIFEQIVLPSLPDIPGSKMVLLGSPGGRTMACPDPDTTILSYADTQEKIALLNRAKFVICRSGYTTMMELAEVQKRHGLFVPTPGQTEQEYLSSYYQQKGWFLSRSQYRLDLSRDVSESQPYTGFPVMASTAQNVKILYTEVLAQYVE; the protein is encoded by the coding sequence ATGGGAAGTGTCCTGATATCGCCACTGAACTGGGGACTGGGCCATGCAACGCGGGACATTCCCGTCATCCACGAACTGAGGAGACGGGGACATGACGTCACTATTGCTGCATGCGGCAATGCGCTGTCTGCCCTTAAAAGGGAGTTTCCGGACTGCCAATTCCTTGATTTCCCGGATTATCCGGCTCCATACAGCACCGGCAGTCTTTTCCTCCCCAAGTTCTGTGCGTATCTGCCGCTCCTGCTGCGTGCACTTGCGGCAGAGCGGAAAGCTCTTGGCCGCATATTGGATAGAGATAATTACGATCTCATCATCAGCGATAACCGGCTCGGCGTATATTCCGATCGGGTGCCTTCGCTGTTTGTCACCCACCAGCTCCATTTCCACTTCCCCGCGTTGATCTGGCCTGTCGAATTGTTTGCGCTCCTCCTCAACCGGGAGCTGCATTCCCGTTTTGACCGTGTGATCGTACCCGACAACCCGCCGGGCTCCGGATCGCTTGCCGGAAAGCTCTCCCGCCCACTCCTTGCCTCCTCAAGGGACAGAATTTTTTTTGCCGGTATCCTTGCCACAGCCCGCAGGATGGAGGTGGCACAAGACCTTGACTACCTGATCATCATCTCGGGACCTGAGCCCCAGAGGACCATCTTTGAGCAGATCGTCCTCCCCAGTCTTCCGGACATCCCCGGATCCAAAATGGTGTTGCTGGGTAGCCCGGGCGGAAGAACCATGGCATGCCCGGACCCGGACACCACCATCCTGAGCTATGCTGATACTCAAGAGAAGATCGCCCTTCTCAACCGAGCAAAATTCGTGATCTGCCGGTCTGGTTATACTACAATGATGGAGCTTGCTGAAGTGCAGAAAAGGCACGGGCTCTTTGTCCCGACACCAGGCCAGACCGAGCAGGAATATCTCTCGTCCTATTACCAGCAGAAGGGCTGGTTTTTGTCACGGAGCCAGTACCGTCTCGACCTTTCCCGGGATGTTTCAGAGTCGCAGCCGTACACCGGGTTTCCCGTTATGGCTTCAACCGCGCAGAATGTGAAAATCCTGTACACAGAGGTGCTTGCCCAGTATGTCGAATGA
- a CDS encoding DUF1743 domain-containing protein, with protein sequence MGDLSEPYVIHYPQIVAVADTTGTRVELIEFFDCVGGAKWSAHHYAQSPLVGSVRCVGGTMRYLLRQGTADLALEGSKFPAGISSVVVDDREIAVTYIGMGGGGVGAAACRSDAKGVIRNRTDPSGGGKVAGSTVWLPRRQRLLIGVDDTDTPEAGATWTLVHNIAKAVEDEHSVYLSHTIVQLFPVPYRTKNCVSLVAEFATTKPDRLIRKFHQLLERYTLSDKTGMATYSGFTPSAQLLDFGRKVKRGEVQPGLLGSIRDDQLKVIIDGRGIIGAVAALPFFTKYEEALLLCDGRN encoded by the coding sequence ATGGGGGACCTATCTGAACCCTACGTGATCCATTACCCGCAGATCGTAGCTGTGGCGGACACGACCGGTACGCGTGTGGAACTGATCGAGTTCTTTGACTGTGTAGGGGGGGCGAAGTGGTCAGCACACCATTATGCCCAAAGCCCGCTTGTCGGGTCCGTACGGTGTGTCGGCGGGACAATGAGGTACCTGCTCCGGCAGGGCACCGCCGACCTTGCACTGGAAGGGTCGAAGTTCCCGGCAGGGATCTCCTCTGTTGTTGTTGACGACCGGGAGATTGCCGTCACGTATATCGGTATGGGTGGCGGGGGTGTGGGGGCGGCAGCATGCCGTTCCGATGCTAAAGGGGTAATCCGGAACCGGACGGACCCGTCAGGTGGAGGTAAAGTTGCCGGTTCTACGGTCTGGCTCCCCCGGAGGCAACGGCTCCTGATCGGTGTTGACGATACCGATACACCAGAGGCAGGGGCCACATGGACACTTGTCCACAACATTGCAAAAGCGGTTGAGGATGAGCACTCCGTCTACCTCTCGCACACGATCGTCCAGCTCTTTCCCGTACCGTACAGGACAAAGAACTGTGTCAGTCTCGTCGCCGAGTTTGCGACAACAAAACCCGACCGTCTCATCCGGAAATTCCACCAGCTGCTGGAACGGTACACGCTCTCGGATAAGACCGGCATGGCAACTTATTCCGGATTCACCCCGTCAGCGCAACTCCTCGATTTCGGCAGGAAAGTGAAACGGGGCGAAGTACAGCCCGGGCTTTTGGGAAGCATCAGGGATGACCAGCTGAAAGTCATTATTGACGGGAGGGGGATTATCGGTGCGGTTGCTGCCCTGCCGTTCTTTACAAAGTATGAGGAGGCGCTGTTGTTATGCGATGGAAGGAACTGA
- a CDS encoding 3-isopropylmalate dehydratase → MRGAGHAVRLGADIDTDVVIAGRYLRTKDRSIWAAHVFEDLDPSIAPRLSGAVIVAGRNFGCGSSREQAAIALKEAGVVAVVAPSFARIFFRNAINIGLPLIESDLSCPDGTMVRFDLNSGWVESGGNRRPVPLLSPRMLDILHAGGLVEYWKVKR, encoded by the coding sequence ATGCGGGGTGCCGGGCATGCAGTCCGTCTCGGGGCTGACATTGATACCGATGTTGTCATCGCAGGGCGCTACCTGCGCACAAAGGACCGGAGCATCTGGGCAGCCCATGTCTTCGAGGATCTTGATCCATCCATTGCCCCGAGACTTTCAGGAGCTGTCATAGTTGCCGGCCGGAACTTCGGCTGCGGGTCGTCGCGCGAACAGGCTGCAATTGCACTGAAAGAGGCTGGAGTTGTTGCGGTAGTTGCACCAAGTTTTGCCCGTATTTTTTTCCGCAACGCAATCAATATCGGTCTCCCCCTGATTGAATCTGACCTTTCGTGTCCTGATGGAACCATGGTGCGCTTCGACCTCAATTCGGGTTGGGTGGAATCCGGCGGGAATCGCAGGCCGGTCCCCTTGCTCTCGCCCCGGATGCTTGATATCCTGCATGCCGGGGGTCTTGTGGAGTACTGGAAGGTGAAGCGGTGA
- a CDS encoding homocitrate synthase family protein: MKPWNVEICDVTLRDGEQTPGVSFSCEEKTEIARMLDEVGVEVIEAGFPSVSENEKHCVKTIAGLGLDSRICCLARAKQSDVDAAIDCGVAMVSIFIATSDLHMRIKFKDKPKEQVLADTLPLIDYAHDHGLAVRFAAEDASRTELAFLKEVYHRASEHGADLLSFADTVGCLTPLEMYRVMSDLVETVNRPLCAHCHNDMGCAVANTITAAEAGAFQLHTTVNGIGERAGNAALEEVLIALRMSGGVDRYDLSHLVALSKKVEQYSGIRLPRNKPVVGELAFSHESGIHIAAILDDPHSYEHFSPELIGGERRFILGKHTGKKALEHVVSSMGCELTEPQICRVLEKVKKHSEEKCIVTPDVLKKLIRNAKEEKV, translated from the coding sequence ATGAAACCGTGGAATGTTGAGATCTGTGACGTAACCCTGCGGGACGGCGAGCAGACGCCCGGCGTCTCGTTCTCCTGTGAAGAGAAAACTGAGATTGCCCGTATGTTGGACGAGGTCGGGGTCGAGGTGATCGAAGCGGGGTTCCCGTCGGTATCCGAGAATGAGAAGCACTGCGTTAAGACAATTGCCGGCCTCGGTCTTGATTCGCGCATATGCTGCCTTGCCAGGGCGAAACAGTCTGATGTGGACGCGGCGATTGACTGCGGTGTTGCGATGGTCAGCATCTTCATCGCAACCTCCGACCTCCACATGCGGATCAAGTTCAAGGACAAGCCAAAGGAGCAGGTCCTTGCCGACACCCTTCCTCTTATCGATTACGCCCATGATCACGGGCTGGCGGTCCGGTTTGCCGCGGAAGACGCGTCACGGACGGAGCTTGCATTCTTAAAAGAGGTCTACCACCGGGCATCGGAGCACGGCGCGGACCTCCTCTCATTTGCAGACACAGTGGGTTGCTTAACCCCGCTTGAAATGTACCGGGTCATGTCAGACCTTGTTGAAACGGTCAACCGGCCGCTCTGCGCACACTGCCACAATGACATGGGCTGCGCAGTTGCCAATACGATCACTGCGGCAGAGGCCGGCGCTTTCCAGCTGCACACCACAGTCAACGGCATCGGGGAACGGGCCGGTAACGCGGCGCTTGAGGAAGTGCTCATCGCGCTGCGGATGAGCGGCGGCGTGGACCGGTATGACCTTTCACACCTGGTTGCGCTCTCGAAAAAAGTCGAACAGTACTCGGGGATCCGTCTGCCCCGCAACAAGCCGGTAGTCGGCGAACTGGCGTTCTCACACGAGAGCGGGATCCATATCGCGGCGATACTCGATGACCCCCACTCGTACGAGCATTTCTCCCCGGAGCTTATCGGGGGCGAACGACGGTTCATCCTCGGCAAGCATACGGGGAAGAAGGCGCTCGAGCACGTTGTTTCCTCAATGGGGTGCGAACTGACCGAGCCCCAGATCTGCCGGGTGCTGGAGAAGGTCAAAAAGCACTCTGAGGAGAAGTGCATTGTAACCCCTGACGTTCTGAAGAAACTGATCAGGAATGCAAAGGAGGAGAAGGTATAG